From Coturnix japonica isolate 7356 chromosome 1, Coturnix japonica 2.1, whole genome shotgun sequence, the proteins below share one genomic window:
- the SNRPF gene encoding small nuclear ribonucleoprotein F, which translates to MSLPLNPKPFLNGLTGKPVMVKLKWGMEYKGYLVSVDGYMNMQLANTEEYIDGALSGHLGEVLIRCNNVLYIRGVEEEEEDGEMRE; encoded by the exons ATG AGCCTGCCGCTCAACCCGAAGCCCTTCCTCAACGGGCTGACGGGGAAACCGGTGATGGTGAAGCTGAAGTGGGGGATGGAGTACAAGGGATACCTCGTCTCCGTCGACGGCTACATGAACATGCAG CTTGCAAACACAGAAGAGTACATCGATGGAGCACTGTCTGGACACCTGGGAGAAGTTTTGATAAG GTGCAATAATGTTTTGTACATCAGAGGtgtggaagaagaggaagaagatggagaaaTGAGAGAATGA